From the genome of Thermogutta terrifontis, one region includes:
- a CDS encoding FxsA family protein, translated as MFFLWLLGLFLIFPFVELAILLWMAAHIGWLPTLALVVVTAIIGAAEVRREGLRVWFRFNEQLARGELPTDAMFDGLLVLVAGVLLLTPGLITDVIGFALLFRPMRDFIKAALRRYLARRFVFTTVGAPRAGSAWWFYSSDSAVPPEPPFEDNVIDVEFRRVR; from the coding sequence ATGTTTTTTCTCTGGTTGCTTGGATTGTTTCTGATCTTCCCGTTTGTGGAGCTGGCGATCCTGCTGTGGATGGCCGCCCACATTGGCTGGTTGCCAACCCTGGCCCTGGTCGTCGTCACGGCGATCATCGGGGCGGCCGAGGTTCGCCGGGAAGGACTCCGCGTTTGGTTTCGCTTCAACGAACAGCTCGCCCGAGGTGAACTTCCCACCGACGCCATGTTCGACGGGCTCCTCGTACTTGTGGCAGGAGTCCTCCTGCTAACCCCGGGATTGATCACCGATGTGATCGGCTTTGCCCTGCTCTTTCGCCCAATGAGGGATTTCATCAAGGCAGCACTCCGCAGGTACCTTGCGCGACGCTTCGTGTTCACCACGGTTGGGGCACCTCGTGCCGGATCAGCCTGGTGGTTTTACTCAAGCGACTCGGCTGTGCCGCCGGAGCCGCCGTTTGAGGACAACGTCATCGATGTGGAGTTCCGCAGGGTCCGTTGA
- the glgP gene encoding alpha-glucan family phosphorylase — translation MGIAELSTNHSIRPAVELSMSAQTMYDKCVTLARNLWWTWQPDVINLFRDLDPIRWRQLDHNPVALLAEMTPERLEARVAELALQSRINQAYRRLKEYLSERPLWARTNAGVLGSKPVAYFSLEYGVHESVPIYSGGLGVLSGDHCKSASDLGVPLVAIGLFYDQGYFKQHLTVDGWQEEEYIDVDVTKLPLDLVTDAQGKPIIITLETRTSRLMAKVWQMRVGRVNIYLLDTDVEGNSPEDRELTSRLYGGDNRTRIRQELVAGVGGVRVLRALGIKPGVYHLNEGHSAFAVLEVIREKMMDDGLSFDEAFREVRQCTVFTTHTPVPAGHDRFDAGLVEEHLGPLRDALGISHETLMGLGRVEPSRMDEPFCMTVLALKCSRKANAVSALHGRVTRQMWSSLFSWRVEDEVPIGHITNGVHIPSWLAWQMKLLYDRYFPDRWFERMGEPEVWQAIYNVDPGELWETHLTLKNQLLAFVRRRVSRQCRRRNEPDEVIEAARTILDPNILTIGFARRFATYKRAPLILHDIDRLARIVNDPQRPVQFIFSGKAHPRDTAGKEFIKAIANLRHDPRFAKRIVFIEDYDINVCRHMIQGVDVWLNTPRRPLEASGTSGQKAVLNGALHFSVLDGWWAEAYDGSNGFAIGHGATHRSEHVQDARDAESFYHVLETQVIPEFYDQDADGLPRRWVLRMMNSISSLAWRFSSHRMVADYVRLAYLPAACGTSAEMPR, via the coding sequence ATGGGAATTGCAGAACTCTCCACCAACCACAGCATTCGTCCGGCAGTGGAGCTCAGCATGTCCGCCCAAACGATGTACGACAAATGTGTCACCCTTGCCAGGAATCTCTGGTGGACCTGGCAACCGGACGTGATCAACCTCTTTCGCGATCTTGATCCCATTCGATGGCGGCAGTTGGACCACAATCCGGTGGCCCTCCTGGCAGAAATGACTCCGGAGCGGTTGGAGGCGCGGGTGGCCGAGCTAGCCCTGCAGAGCCGGATCAACCAGGCCTACCGTCGGCTCAAGGAGTACCTCTCGGAACGTCCCCTGTGGGCACGTACGAACGCTGGGGTCCTTGGTTCGAAGCCGGTGGCGTACTTCTCTCTGGAGTATGGTGTTCACGAGTCTGTGCCCATCTATTCTGGGGGTTTGGGGGTTCTTTCGGGCGATCACTGTAAGAGCGCGAGTGACCTAGGCGTGCCCCTGGTGGCCATCGGGTTGTTTTACGATCAGGGGTACTTCAAGCAGCATTTGACGGTCGATGGCTGGCAGGAGGAAGAGTACATCGACGTGGATGTCACTAAGTTGCCCCTCGACCTGGTGACGGACGCACAGGGCAAACCCATCATCATCACACTGGAAACGCGCACTTCGCGTCTGATGGCCAAAGTGTGGCAGATGCGCGTGGGGCGGGTCAACATTTACCTGCTGGATACCGATGTGGAGGGGAACAGCCCCGAGGACCGCGAATTGACCAGCCGCCTCTATGGCGGTGATAACCGCACGCGGATTCGGCAGGAGTTGGTGGCGGGTGTGGGCGGCGTGCGGGTCCTGCGGGCTTTGGGGATCAAGCCGGGTGTCTATCATCTCAACGAGGGTCACAGTGCCTTCGCCGTCCTGGAGGTCATTCGGGAAAAGATGATGGACGACGGCCTCAGCTTTGACGAAGCCTTCCGCGAGGTTCGCCAGTGCACTGTTTTCACCACCCATACGCCGGTTCCTGCGGGACATGACCGCTTTGACGCGGGACTTGTCGAGGAACACCTCGGACCACTGCGCGACGCCCTCGGGATCTCGCACGAGACGCTGATGGGGCTGGGACGCGTGGAGCCCTCGCGGATGGACGAACCATTCTGCATGACGGTGCTGGCCCTGAAATGCTCGCGAAAGGCCAACGCGGTGAGCGCCCTTCACGGGCGGGTAACGCGTCAGATGTGGTCCTCTCTGTTTTCGTGGCGCGTGGAAGACGAGGTGCCGATTGGCCATATTACCAATGGTGTCCATATCCCCAGTTGGCTGGCCTGGCAGATGAAGCTCCTCTATGACCGCTACTTCCCCGATCGGTGGTTCGAACGGATGGGGGAACCTGAAGTCTGGCAGGCCATTTACAATGTGGATCCCGGCGAACTGTGGGAAACGCACCTCACGCTGAAGAACCAGTTGCTGGCATTCGTTCGACGTCGGGTGAGCCGACAGTGCCGTCGCCGCAATGAACCGGACGAGGTGATCGAGGCTGCCCGAACGATCCTTGACCCGAATATCCTCACCATTGGTTTCGCACGACGTTTTGCGACCTACAAGCGTGCGCCGCTCATTTTGCACGATATCGATCGGCTTGCGCGAATTGTCAATGATCCGCAGCGGCCGGTCCAGTTTATCTTCAGTGGGAAAGCGCATCCACGGGATACGGCGGGCAAGGAGTTTATCAAGGCCATTGCCAATTTGCGGCATGATCCCCGCTTTGCCAAGCGGATTGTCTTCATTGAGGATTACGACATCAACGTGTGCCGCCACATGATTCAGGGGGTGGATGTGTGGCTCAACACCCCGCGACGACCGCTGGAAGCCAGCGGGACAAGCGGCCAGAAAGCCGTCCTCAATGGCGCTCTCCATTTCTCGGTGCTGGACGGGTGGTGGGCAGAGGCCTACGACGGCTCAAACGGCTTTGCCATTGGGCATGGGGCGACGCATCGCTCCGAACATGTCCAGGACGCGCGGGATGCGGAAAGCTTCTACCATGTGCTGGAAACCCAGGTGATCCCCGAGTTCTACGATCAGGACGCCGATGGCTTGCCACGCCGCTGGGTCCTCCGCATGATGAATTCCATCAGTTCACTGGCATGGCGGTTCAGTTCGCACCGCATGGTGGCGGATTACGTTCGCCTGGCCTATCTGCCGGCTGCCTGCGGGACCAGCGCCGAAATGCCGCGATGA
- the nadA gene encoding quinolinate synthase NadA has protein sequence MTSVLETAQSETYPFEAYKKLSPDELRERILAVKREMGPRLLILGHHYQRDEVIELSDLQGDSYRLSALAAENEACRAIIFCGVHFMAETADILANRPEKVAQRGERIPVILPDMKAGCSMADMAEIDQVEECWQQLSQVIDISEVIPVTYVNSSAKLKAFCGRHGGTVCTSANADVALQWALSRGRRVLFFPDQHLGRNTALKMGIPLEAMPVWDPYARELGGNSREAIEKSTVILWKGHCSVHQIFRPEHVDYFRANYPGIKILVHPECMKEVVEKADVVGSTGRIIRAVEEAPPGTKWAIGTELHLVNRLKKKHPEQEIYFLAPVVCMCSTMYRIDLPHLCWAAENLAAGTPVNVIRVDDATAKDALVALERMLELKGR, from the coding sequence ATGACAAGTGTGCTGGAAACCGCTCAGAGTGAAACCTATCCGTTCGAGGCCTACAAGAAACTCTCCCCGGACGAACTGAGAGAACGGATTCTGGCCGTCAAACGGGAGATGGGTCCGCGATTGCTTATCCTCGGCCACCATTATCAGCGGGATGAGGTGATTGAGCTTTCCGACCTTCAGGGAGACAGCTATCGCCTGAGTGCCCTGGCGGCCGAGAACGAAGCCTGCCGTGCCATCATCTTCTGCGGTGTCCATTTCATGGCGGAGACTGCGGACATCCTTGCCAATCGGCCGGAAAAAGTAGCCCAGCGCGGCGAACGCATTCCCGTCATTCTGCCGGACATGAAAGCAGGCTGCTCCATGGCCGACATGGCGGAGATCGACCAGGTGGAGGAGTGCTGGCAGCAGTTAAGCCAGGTCATCGACATTTCTGAGGTAATTCCCGTTACCTACGTCAATTCGTCCGCCAAACTCAAGGCATTTTGCGGACGGCACGGGGGCACCGTGTGCACCTCTGCCAATGCGGATGTGGCCCTCCAGTGGGCGCTCTCCCGGGGACGACGCGTGCTCTTCTTTCCGGACCAGCACCTCGGCAGAAATACCGCCCTGAAAATGGGCATTCCCTTAGAAGCAATGCCAGTATGGGATCCCTATGCCCGAGAATTGGGTGGCAATTCCCGGGAGGCCATCGAAAAGTCCACGGTCATCCTCTGGAAAGGCCACTGTAGCGTCCATCAGATTTTCCGCCCGGAGCACGTCGATTATTTCCGCGCCAACTATCCCGGCATCAAAATCCTCGTGCACCCCGAGTGCATGAAGGAGGTCGTGGAAAAGGCCGACGTCGTGGGATCGACGGGCAGGATCATTCGGGCGGTGGAGGAGGCCCCTCCCGGCACCAAATGGGCGATCGGTACTGAACTTCACCTCGTCAATCGTCTGAAGAAGAAGCACCCTGAACAGGAAATCTATTTCCTGGCCCCGGTCGTGTGCATGTGCTCCACGATGTACCGCATCGACCTGCCCCATCTTTGCTGGGCCGCGGAAAACCTGGCGGCCGGTACGCCGGTCAACGTCATTCGCGTTGATGATGCCACGGCGAAAGATGCCCTGGTGGCCCTGGAACGTATGCTGGAGCTCAAAGGCCGGTGA